The following are from one region of the Nicotiana tabacum cultivar K326 chromosome 3, ASM71507v2, whole genome shotgun sequence genome:
- the LOC107821792 gene encoding uncharacterized protein LOC107821792, with the protein MHLLRWTDEYIREVNDFLDKAFERASQGNEILCPCQKYINRNWHYRNVVEDHLVVNGFVDGYTEWVFHGEGFSSRITPHQSNNDEGSNMHDDIDGLLHDPFRNVEGEPVQQEGMKEALSEDAKRFFKFRGREQELYLGCENFNKQSFTIRLYLFKSLHGLSNVAFLDLLELLKELFPFAKLPESFNKAKNMIKDLGLHYDKIHACPNDCMLFWNDNAKADNCSVCGSSRWKSSNRALTNASSKVLAKVLRYFPLKPRLQRIFMCPETTIAMRWHANERPNNGNLKHPADGEAWKDFDSLHPDFSKDPHNVRLGLSSDGFNPFRTMSISHSTWPVMLMNYNLSPWICMKPKYIMLSMIIPGPSSPRNDIDVYLQPLIAELKELWETGIETYDAEIKQIF; encoded by the coding sequence ATGCATCTCCTAAGATGGACGGATGAGTATATCCGTGAAGTGAATGATTTCCTTGATAAGGCATTTGAACGAGCTTCACAAGGAAATGAAATATTATGTCCTTGCCAAAAGTACATTAATCGCAATTGGCATTATAGAAATGTGGTGGAGGATCACTTGGTCGTTAATGGCTTTGTTGATGGTTACACCGAATGGGTTTTCCATGGTGAAGGATTTTCCTCTAGAATTACACCTCATCAAAGCAATAATGATGAAGGTTCTAACATGCATGATGATATTGATGGATTACTTCATGACCCATTCAGAAATGTAGAAGGCGAGCCGGTACAACAAGAAGGGATGAAAGAGGCTCTATCTGAAGATGCTAAGAGATTTTTTAAATTTAGAGGAAGGGAACAAGAATTATATCTAGGgtgtgaaaacttcaataaacAGAGTTTCACCATCCGGTTGTACTTGTTTAAGTCTTTGCATGGGTTGAGTAATGTAGCCTTTTTAGACTTGTTAGAGTTGCTAAAAGAGTTGTTTCCCTTTGCTAAGCTGCCAGAGTCTTTCAACAAGgctaaaaatatgataaaagattTGGGTCTTCATTATGATAAAATACATGCATGCCCTAATGATTGCATGCTATTTTGGAATGACAATGCAAAGGCCGATAATTGCTCTGTTTGTGGGTCTTCTAGATGGAAAAGTTCTAATCGTGCCTTGACTAATGCAAGTTCTAAAGTTCTTGCAAAGGTTTTAAGGTACTTTCCCTTGAAGCCTAGGCTTCAGAGGATATTCATGTGTCCTGAAACAACTATTGCAATGAGATGGCATGCTAATGAACGACCTAATAATGGGAATTTGAAGCATCCTGctgatggagaagcttggaaggaTTTTGATTCTCTACATCCCGACTTCTCCAAAGATCCACATAATGTTAGGTTGGGTCTTTCAAGTGATGGTTTCAACCCATTTCGAACTATGAGCATTTCTCATAGCACGTGGCCTGTCATGTTAATGAACTACAATTTATCTCCATGGATTTGCATGAAGCCAAAATATATCATGTTGTCAATGATCATTCCAGGTCCTTCATCTCCTAGAAATGATATAGATGTGTACTTACAACCACTTATtgcagaattgaaggaactatgGGAAACTGGGATAGAAACATATGATGCTGAGATAAAGCAAATATTTTAA